ttgaaggtcatatagaactcaactgagaatccatctgatcctgggcttttcttggttggtaggcttttgatggcttcttctatttcattgtttgaaattgatcttttaaaattgtgtttgtgttcctggttcagttttggaggatcatatgtctctagaaatttgttaatgtctttgagattttctattttgttggagaatagattttctATTAGTTTCTAGCTATATAATATATTCCAAtggtgtctgtcttgatatttcctgtttcattattaattttaatactttgaattttctctcttctctttgttagtgtggctaatggtttatctattttgtttactttttcaaagaaacaacattttgttttgtcaattttttgaattttcttttgtttcaatttcattgatttcagttctgattttaattatttcctgtcttctattacttttggtgttctGTTCTTTATCTAGGGTTTTGAATTATAACTTTAGgtcttttagttgttgacttttattcttttcttgaatgtgctccatgcaataaattttcctcttagtattgctttcataatgtttcagagattttgatatgttgtatcatcattctcatttacctctaagaatttttttatctccccctTGATGTTTACTGTTATCCtagcttcattcaatagcatattatttagactccaggtgttggagtagtttctggtttttgtcataatttctaattttatttcattatgatctgatagaatgcaaggtagtatctctattacttttttgcatttattaagagctgctttgtggcataacatatggtctagtttggagaagaatccatgagttgttgagaagaaagagtatacatgcattgatggatggaatattctatatattatatatatatctgttaattaattatatattatattatatattatatataataatatattattatatattacatatatctgattgtgttattgaattctatggtttctttgttcagcttTGTTTAGAAAATCTATCCTGTCATGAGAGCAGTGCATTAAATTCATCCACAGCACATGAAACCCTGGGCTGCCTCTTCCCCAGATTAGTCTTGCCTAATCACACATATGCTGAAATGCCTGTTTAACCACTTGTGCTCTTCtcttactttatatttttctctatcatggttttggaggtctcatgttttggtaaattttttttgtgctcctggggatcaaacccagggccttgtgcatgcaaggtaagcactctacataatgagctgtatccccagcccatgctTTGGCATGTGTTGTAACTTTCTTCTGTTGTTTCAAACCACCCCAGCCCAAACTATATGGAATTTTAgcctgtaaatatttgtttttatttattttatatattttcatttagttcaagtTTCCAATTCTCTCcagaaataactaatttttcatttgttatcatAATTTCATTAACCCTTCACATATTGATAATGGTAGTGATAAAGAAATGCCTTCTGATTCAAACACCTGGAACATCAGTGGGTCTACTTGAattgattttatgttcttttgacTCCAGGTCACAGGGCTCCATTCATCTTTAATGCTTTATATAATGTCATATATGGTACATTGGAAACTAAGCCTAATTTTTCCCTGTTTCTCTCAGACAAAGTGCAGGCCTCCCCCGAACTCCATTAGTAAGAATGAGGACTGATCACACAGGTTCCTCAGAGCAGACTCCCAGGTCAAACCTGCCTCAGCTCTGTGTTCAATCAGGCTGTGATCTCCTCAACCTGTGACTTTCAGCTCTGTCTCcacttctttactttttatttcatttcagattgattttaatattttattctgaacCTGAATCACAAAACTGCCAATGTGGAAATATAGCATATAAAACCAACACTACCCAGAAACCAGGTGCTCCAACTGGGAACAAACTAGGGAAGAGGGGCCCATCACATACTGTACGGAAAGGACTCTCAGAGCCACTGGCAAAACATTGGAGGTACCAGGAATCCCTCACCCCAAAGTAGAGGCACTATAATTCATGAAATGTGTTTGGACTAATTTTATCTTAGTATTAGAATGGGAGTAATTGGAGCTGCCAACATGATGGGGACATGATTCCAACTAACATCTCTCTTGAGATATGTCCAGGgaacttagaaaaatatttggagtCCAGCTCTCCCAGGATTGCCATTTTCCATCAGGggataaagtaaaattaagagacaGGTGACATATTCCACAGGGGAAGCCACAGTTCTGTGTTCTCCAGTGAGATCTTGTCACTGTTCTATAGACATTAAAATTACAGTCCTTCAGTGATAGAACTTAAAGACATCCTCTCCTTAACACAACAGTTTGGGTTCATCTCAGCTGCATGGAGTCCTCCCATTCCTCAGCCATCTGGGTAAGGGTCTCTATGTCCTCAGATGCAGAATTACAGTGCAGATGGGTCCAAGAAAGAGGAAATTGAAACCAACTAGTGAGGTTTCTGGTAGCTGCACACTCCTCAGCTCCAACAGTCCTAATCAGTTCAGAGGACTGTGTTCTGTATGGTGTAGTGAGGATACATTCTTCCAAGAATGTatgtttctttaatttatatCCTAAAGTTAGTCAATTTTTTCATAGGAGATAtcaattaattttagttttccattttttctaaatttaatcaCTTCTAATTAGACACATATTGTATGTCATCTAGAGAgtttaaagttattaaaaatatttgtatacatattacCAGGTAAACCATGAGTTTTAGTTTAACaatttttacttataattttgCATCAAATAGAACTATTATTGATATGACCAACTTCTATAGTTTGAGTAATTATaagttttgaattctttaaaagataatgacATTCTATGTACAGAGCCTCATTTCATAGAAGGGAATTGCACATTGCTATAAACTACTTGTATTTTCTCATGAAGTCTTTGTACACAATTTAATTTCACCAATTATAAACTTACTTTCCTTTTActctcacatatttttaaatgacatgtcCTTGAGAAGAAGTTGTGGAAGTacactaaatatttttagaaatcaaaaGAACAAGCTGGTTCTTTCCCATTCCTGGATTTAAAACACTCAGGAATAAAGTTTTTGAGAGTTTAGGGGAAGAATATTTGTGTTCATTAGTCTTTAAAGCTTTAGTCACTAAAAAAGGTAACCTTTACAATTTCCATAACAATGGAAATATCTGAATCTGAGTTTTTTTTAGTGTAACATGTAGAGCACTCAAATACCATCCTATCCTGCTCACTATTTCTAATTTTCAGACTTTTTCCCAAACTCAATTTTTTATGTCTTCAGCATGAACAGAAAAATGTGAACCTGTCTCATTTTTTGAAACTAAGACACAAAGAACAAGATGACAGGAAATATAAAActgttgagaaagaaaagacttgaatcTTACATCACTAAGTCAATCAGGAGAGAGACTCTTTGTCAGGATTACTTGAAATTCCCAGTAATGACAATTTGGGTTCTGCAAATAAGCATCTCTCAGGCTTCCTGtttctttactttaaaagaacCCTTTCTCAGCTTGGGGTTATGGAGCagtgtcagagcacttgcctagatgttgtgtccaactacaactaaagtattttaaaaatgaacactttCTCTTCTAGTGActtttctcaagaaaaatttaaagtagcTGTAATATAAATATCACAGCTCTATGTATGAACCATGAGCTGTATTGTACACcctaaaattttacaaaagtaaCCTATAATACTTTCCTCTATTTATCACACATAGTTACCATTCATTTGCCCAAGCACTGTCCAGAGTTTTGCTAATCATGCTGCTTGAGTTTGTGTATTTCATGTCAGATGTGCCTGCAGGACTGACATTTGCTTGTGATGGTTTTGCCTTCTCTGAGGTGCCAGCCATTGATCCCTAGTACTCTTCATAGATTTTCAACACAAATAATTCTACAAGGTAGAGAGTGCTGCCTTTATGAGCCTCAGTCCCAGACACTTGCTTGAAGCAGAACCAGTGTCACCACACAGATCCCATTTGTCCATTATTACCTTAGTGAATAGAAGAGGAGAATGGGAGGATTGGCAACAGTGGTGAAGCTGAGCTGTGTGACAATGACAATCCAAAGCACGTGAGGCTGTACTTCCATAGCTAAATGATGAGTACATAATAGGATATGTCTGTCATCTCATTCttaagagagagaggcaggatgATGCTCAGAGTGCAGATAAATGAAGAGATGTGTGCTCCCTTCACTTCTTCACCCTGGAATCTTCCCACCAGGAGGTCCTAAAAATCCAACTTGCAGTGGGTTTTGCAGAAGGGTGTCCTCCTCCTATAATTCTTTCCACCTCTCTGCTAAACTGCAGCTCATGTCCACTGCCTGAGCTGTTTTCACTAGGTTGTGAAACATGTATAATTATGCATGTATCATACACTTGCCCAGGATTTTGCCAATGGTAGGATGGCACAATATCTAACATGACTGCTGCCTTGACCCAAATAATAAAGGAGGTCTTATCTGTGAGGTTCCCCCAGTCTTCACTATCATCATCTCTAAAAaaacaaagttctttttttatttttaaatttctttttctcatgtatGATCAAATTTTTTATGTGctcactttttccttcttcttaccAGTTCTGAGTTCTTCAAATGTGACCTGTATCAGAAATTCATGCTAGATTCACTGTGGTTCCTATGTTCTTACACACAGAAAATCTAATTTTGGGGAAATGTCATTTCACTTGTAAGATAAATATAATATCAGTGCCTGGTACAAAAGGGCATCCTGGAATGAAGCTGGCAGCATCACTCCCAAGACCATTTTTTGAGGAGTGATTCTCAAATTACCCCATTGTTTTCAGAGAACTTGTGTTCTCTTCCATGATCTCCTAGACTGTGTTGTGTCAGGCATGATCACAATGGGGTACAGCTGGGAAGTGATTTGCCACAGGATTTCTCTTAGTTTATATTTATGAATGGTCCCCTTCCCCAGGATGCTTTCTAACAACAATGGTATGTCAGCATGGAAATTATTATTGACCTTTCTTCACCATAATACTCTGATAGATTTACATAATTTCAATCATATATACTTTATGTGCATTATTTAATAATATGATTGTGGTTCAAAATTTGAGATAGAAGTATGACCAGAAAAGTATTTTTCTGTGGTTTCTCCTGTCACCATATAAAAGATTAGGTGTGCTTAAGGTTACATCAAAATATGTCCCTTTCTTGCATGGATATAAAGAAAGAGTCTAAGTTTTTCCTGTTACTAATATACAAATTCgctttcagaaaacaattttccaGTGATTTTTAGACAATTGACAAACAAATCCATGAATTCCTGATTAAGATTGCAAACTCATGGCATCTGACATTCCCACTTGTCATTACTCTTGTTTGTATGACTGCAGATTCCTTGGTCACACAGAATTCAATGTAATTCAAAGGCCTTGAGACACGAGGAATAAAAACCTGTCATTCAATGAGCATTGAAATACCTTGTTTTTTTAAGGctcaagtatttaaaataaattgaagctTGTCATGTATAttccaaaattaatataatagaataaatttttttgttttctttcgtaaaatacattttttttcttttggtcagaAAAggcaactttaaatttttttttttttttgtaccaaggattgatgccagggttcttaaccactgagccacatctccagataatttaatattttattttgagtcaggtgtctcttagttgcttagggccttgctaagttttggaggctggttttgaatcctCTAATCCCGCTGTCTCAGAATTCTCAGTAAGCataattacaggtatgtgccactgtgtttggtctaataaaatttcaaaggttATTTGTTACATGTTAATATGGACCCACTTAACATACTGTAACAATACACATAAAACATTTGacttatatgaaataaatttgtaAGAATGGGCATATACCATTTATTTGTACATAAATACCACAAAACAAGACAACTATATGCTAGTGATCAAATGTGACCCATAAAAGTTTAGAcacatatcaaaattttatttgtatctttctattcttttttcttgaattatCATGGGAGATGACCCCAAAACATTGACTCAGTGAAAGAAAGTGACTTTACATGATCATTACTAAGTGAAAAGATTGTGTTATCCTGGTAGTGAtatagagtttttattttccacatatacTGAATGTTGTCACTCATGTATTGAAGCTAAAATAGTTGATCACACAGAagctaaaaacagaaaatcttccCAGAtctataagaaaggaaataagatagGCAGTGGGTAAGGAGTGCCAAAATCTAAGAGGTAAAAGTAACTCAGGTTTTATAGTCCAATAGGGTGAATACAGTccataataaatacttaaataattcaaaataaccagaGGAGAGTTTACAGGTTTCAAACATAAAGATGGTAAAATTTGGGAAGATAaaaattaccctgatttgatcacaaAATACTGTATGCACATGTTGAATTATAATGCTGGTCTCATATCCAAGTACAAATAATAGATTTCtattaaaactcaaaattaataaaaattaactgttcaatattttaaacaagtatctacatcattttgtatttttaaatgatattccatgttcatgaatatttaacttttctcacttttcttattttcttgccaTATAGATCTATATGTTTTAGAATTGTAAAATGATTTAGTCTCAAAACCAATTTTCTGTTGactgttatttttaatacatgaCTGTAAATAGTTTAAAATACCTACCTACTCTTTCAGACACTTAATTTAAAGAACAAACAAGACTTGTATAGGAAATATTCCATCTGTAGATCAATAGTAAATTTGCCATGTCAGGTTTATCCTTGGAACTAAACTGAAAATTTGCTTAATTCATGAGATGAAAATAGGGATTTTTTGGATGACGATTTTAAAGGTTTGGgtcaaatcttttttctttaataaaaacctTACAATGGAATAACTCTGAATCTAATTTAATTGTGACTTTAATGACCACCCCAATTCCAGATAATGTGGTAAACATTAGAATGTCTTAGTCATATTGGATATCTGCATTTGGCTCACTTAGGACCATTATTCTGGTGATAAAAATACCAGGTATACAAGATGGATAGTGTGGGGATTCAAAGGAAGTCCTGAAATACCACCAAAGATCTTGCTAGAGTTATtgctaaaatgttttaatattatggaaattttttGAGGCAAAAATAGAGGTAGTCTTTAAAAATCCTGAATTAAATCACCTAGGCACATGTATGAGCAAGTGTGTAATTAAAACATGGTGGCCAATATTTCTTATATGTCATTATATGTCATAAATACTTCCATATTTGATACTTcatcttatttcacttataattCCTCTAGAATACAGGTAATAGGACTGCCTGTATTTTATAGATGATGGTCAGAGTTTAGCATCATtgactgctcaaggtcacacttgAACCAAATGGAATATCCCAGACACAAATTCAAAGAAAGTGTCTTAGAGTGTACACTTCTCAATGTTGGCTCAGttgatgtattaaaaatattagctctggtaataaacaaaaataaatacagtactgAAATAACATACCAATTTGTACAACTAATccactaaaatttatttctggagaGAGCTAGAATTCTCCACTTTTATGCAATTCTCCCAAttgaattcatcaaaatttttgaGTTTTCAATATGCACCTGGGGTTTAATCAGGAGGAGAAGGATGAAACCAAGTAAGACACTACCCCAGTAGTGTCTTACTGAGGTAGTGTCTTACCCAATATAAGATTATAATCAAGAATTCTTTTCAATAATATATGGTAATTCTGAATGAATAAGACAGCTCATGAACAGTGGGGTCCCACAATCATTACATAATTCAGACATGATTCGGTAATAATAGGAAATGGCACTTGGAGGGTGTCAGAGACACTTGAGCACTGAAGTGAGAAAAGGGTGAGTTGTGGTGAAACCACATTTCCTGATGGTAATAATAAATACTGTGATTCTTGACATTGATACCATTTGAGATAAAGacttcatcttcattttctcctaagatatataCTATGAGAGTCCTTGCCATAAGATGAAAATGACCAACAAACTACATGAGTTTACTTGCATAAGAAAAGCACTTTTCTTGGAAGTTGGCCTTGGAATCTCAGCCAATgccattcttcttctcttccacatcttcaaattctttcttcagcACAGGCTCAAACCCACTGACCTGATCATCTGTCTCTTAACCCTAATCCACTTAGGGATGCTGATAATTTTGGGATACATGGGTACAAATGTTTTTGTGTCTCAGGAATTCTGGAATGACATCAAATGTAAATCATTTATCTACTTGTACAGGTTTTTAAGGGGTTTTTCCATTTGTGCCTCTTGCCTGCTGAGTGTCCTCCAGGCCATTTCCCTCAGTCCCAGAAGCTCCTTCTTGGCAAAGTTCAAATACAAATCCCCATATCAGAACCTGTGTTCCCTCATTTTTCTGTGGATCCTCTACATGTCCTTGAGTGCTCCCTTCTCATACTCCTCTACTGCCATCCTTAATATGACCTCACATGGTCTTATATGTAATACTGAATCCTGTATGACATTTCCAATGAGTTACTTtataagacatttattttctgtattaggtGTATTTCGGGATGTCATTCTGATAGGACTCATGGCCCTCTCAAGTGGGTACATGGTGGCTCTATTGTGCAGGCATCAAAGGCACTTACAGCACCTTCAGAGTACCAACCTGTCTCTGAAAGCATCCCCTGTACAGAGGGCCACCTGGACCATCCTTCTGCTAATGAGTTTCTTTATGCTCATGTACTGTTTGGACTGTTTCTTTTCCTCATCAAGAACTATGTGGAGCAATGACCCAATTTGTCATTATATCCAGATGATTGTGGCCAACAGCTATGCCATGACCTGTCCTTTGCTGCTAatctttaatgaaaaacaaattattaacttCTTGAATCTTTTTTTGGGAAGATAGTACATATTTAACTATTGATGATGGATAAGTTTTCCTAACAATACAAATACACTGGATTCTGAACAATAAATTATGGCATAGGATATATATTCTCTGGATTAAGTGAATATGGACTTTATACATGTTCTGTTAAATCTGTGTACTTTGAGACATGTGAATAACAAACATTTCATGGAAATGTCAATCATGTAGCTTTTTGGGATAACACAAGGGTCCACCTTACCTGCTTGATGTCAGCATGTGATTCTTATAAGGTGGGTCTCACCTTCATGGCCTAGGTTAGCCACTTCTAAACACAGTGAAGG
This DNA window, taken from Sciurus carolinensis chromosome 19, mSciCar1.2, whole genome shotgun sequence, encodes the following:
- the LOC124971192 gene encoding vomeronasal type-1 receptor 90-like; protein product: MTNKLHEFTCIRKALFLEVGLGISANAILLLFHIFKFFLQHRLKPTDLIICLLTLIHLGMLIILGYMGTNVFVSQEFWNDIKCKSFIYLYRFLRGFSICASCLLSVLQAISLSPRSSFLAKFKYKSPYQNLCSLIFLWILYMSLSAPFSYSSTAILNMTSHGLICNTESCMTFPMSYFIRHLFSVLGVFRDVILIGLMALSSGYMVALLCRHQRHLQHLQSTNLSLKASPVQRATWTILLLMSFFMLMYCLDCFFSSSRTMWSNDPICHYIQMIVANSYAMTCPLLLIFNEKQIINFLNLFLGR